The following proteins are co-located in the Silene latifolia isolate original U9 population chromosome 1, ASM4854445v1, whole genome shotgun sequence genome:
- the LOC141615067 gene encoding abscisic-aldehyde oxidase-like — protein sequence MGNVGNLVFAINGERFEIPSVHPSTTLLEFLRTRTRFKGVKLGCGEGGCGACAVLLSKYDPVHDQVEDYSINSCLTLLCSIHNCAITTTEGLGNSIDGFHAIHQRIAGFHASQCGFCTPGMCVSLFSAILNADKSNRPDPSPGFSKITVSEAERAIAGNLCRCTGYRPITDVCKSFANDVDIEDLGLNSFWQKEDSYDVKVKKLPLYDPSCQKSTFPKFLKDELKFNLLLDSGRFSWYSPSTIKELQSILQSVKTNEVDRVKIVVSNTGSGYYKELADYDTYIDLKNIHELSIVKKDSTGVIFGSVVSISKAIAELKEDSQDSLVLSKIANHFEKIASRSIRNSASLGGNLAMAQRRGFPSDIATVLLSVDTTLDIISSSKRETITMEEFLEKPPLGSKDIILSIKIPNCSTNSGLQSKIMFETYRAAPRPLGNALPYLNASFLAEVSECESSDGYMMNKIQLSFGSYGTRHAIRAKEVEKFLEGKTLDREVLYEAMKLVRASIVPEDGTSHSSYRVSLAEAFVFEFLHGLVDTGFEISELGLNGFNDFQSGIGDGLLEDENSHSQPLMSLAKQVIVPGTDYRPVGEPVSKTGAALQASGEAIYVDDIPSPNDCLYGAFVYSTKPLARVKSVQFQSNSLPDGVLAVITYKDIPEGGENLGNKSPFGNESLFADELTRCAGELIALVVADSQKHADIAAETAVVEYDTENLDPPILTVEDAVERSSFFDIPPFICPKPVGNFAEGMAEAEQTILSTEIRLPSQYFFYMETQTALAVPDEDNCLVVYSSVQAPQFLHTTIAGCLGIPEHKVRVITRRVGGGFGGKAYKALPVATACALAAHKLRRPVRTYLNRKTDMIRAGGRHPMKITYSVGFKADGKITALHLDLLINAGIAPDVSAIIPLCFIGGLKKYDWGALSFDIKLCKTNHPSKTSMRAPGDIQGSFIAEAIIENVASALSMDVDVVRIRNLHTYESLSLFYENSYGDAVEYTLPLIWDKLASSSNFYLRREMVENFNRTHKWSKRGISRIPIFQEVTLMATPGKVSILPDGSIVVEVGGIELGQGLWTKVQQVTAFGLGLIQCAGSDTLLGKVRVIQADTLSMIQGGLTSGSTTSESSCEAVRICCGLLVERLSAVKERLQGQMDTVNWETLIAAAMHSVSLSASTYFVPEVTSNKYLNYGAAVSEVEVNLLTGETSILRTDIIYDCGQSLNPAVDLGQIEGSFVQGIGFFLMEEYLSNSDGLVTSDSTWTYKIPTVDTIPKQFNVEVMNSGHHQKRILSSKSSGEPPLLLAASVHCAVRAAVKDARKQLASWGGLDGHESLFQLSVPATMPVVKELCGLNVVEAYLKNSLANQGRSQDLKSIGTKYFCGGEWVIV from the exons atgggCAATGTAGGTAATTTGGTGTTTGCGATTAATGGAGAAAGATTTGAAATACCAAGTGTTCATCCTTCAACTACTTTGCTTGAGTTTTTACGTACTCGAACCCGGTTCAAAGGTGTCAAGCTTGGTTGCGGTGAAG GTGGTTGTGGTGCATGTGCTGTGCTACTATCCAAATATGATCCGGTTCATGATCAGGTGGAGGATTACTCTATAAATTCATGCCTGACACTACTTTGCAGCATACACAATTGCGCAATCACTACGACTGAAGGCCTCGGGAATAGCATAGACGGATTTCATGCCATACATCAAAGAATTGCAGGTTTTCATGCTTCTCAGTGCGGCTTTTGTACCCCTGGAATGTGTGTTTCTCTATTTTCTGCCATTCTTAATGCTGATAAGAGTAATCGGCCTGATCCCTCTCCCGGGTTTTCAAAGATTACAGTTTCTGAGGCTGAAAGGGCTATTGCCGGAAATCTCTGTAGATGTACTGGTTATAGACCGATTACAGATGTCTGTAAAAGCTTTGCAAATGATGTGGACATTGAGGATCTGGGATTAAACTCCTTTTGGCAGAAAGAGGACAGTTACGACGTTAAGGTGAAAAAGCTACCATTATATGATCCGAGTTGTCAGAAATCGACATTTCCTAAGTTTTTGAAGGATGAATTGAAGTTTAATCTTCTACTGGATTCGGGGAGATTTTCTTGGTATAGCCCTTCTACCATTAAGGAACTCCAAAGCATTCTGCAGTCAGTTAAGACCAATGAAGTGGACCGTGTGAAAATAGTCGTCAGTAATACGGGTTCAGGTTACTATAAGGAACTAGCAGACTATGATACATATATAGATTTGAAGAACATTCATGAACTCTCGATAGTTAAGAAGGACTCTACTGGTGTCATTTTCGGTTCAGTTGTTTCTATTTCGAAAGCCATTGCAGAACTGAAGGAAGATAGCCAGGATAGTTTGGTTTTGAGTAAAATTGCCAACCATTTCGAGAAAATTGCGTCTAGATCCATCAGAAATTCAGCTAGCCTTGGTGGAAATCTAGCTATGGCGCAAAGACGCGGCTTCCCTTCTGATATTGCTACTGTTCTCCTTTCTGTTGATACAACTCTCGACATAATAAGCAGTTCTAAAAGGGAAACCATAACTATGGAAGAATTCTTAGAAAAGCCTCCTTTAGGTTCCAAAGATATAATACTATCCATCAAAATTCCTAATTGCAGTACTAATTCAGGGCTACAATCTAAAATTATGTTTGAAACATATCGAGCTGCGCCTCGTCCTTTGGGTAATGCATTACCTTATTTGAATGCTTCTTTCTTGGCTGAGGTTTCTGAATGTGAATCTTCTGATGGGTATATGATGAACAAGATTCAGTTGTCTTTCGGCTCATATGGAACCAGGCATGCTATTAGGGCTAAGGAGGTTGAGAAGTTTCTAGAAGGAAAAACGCTTGACCGTGAAGTTCTATATGAAGCTATGAAGTTGGTTCGGGCTAGTATTGTGCCAGAAGATGGCACTTCACATTCATCTTATAGGGTTAGCTTAGCAGAGGCCTTTGTTTTCGAGTTTCTTCATGGGCTGGTTGATACTGGTTTTGAAATTTCCGAATTGGGTTTGAATGGATTTAATGATTTTCAGTCGGGAATTGGAGATGGACTGTTGGAGGATGAAAACAGTCACTCCCAGCCTTTGATGTCACTTGCAAAGCAAGTGATTGTACCTGGCACCGATTATCGTCCTGTGGGGGAACCTGTTTCAAAAACAGGAGCTGCACTACAAGCATCTG GTGAGGCCATCTATGTAGATGATATTCCTTCTCCAAATGACTGTCTCTATGGAGCATTCGTGTACAGCACGAAGCCATTGGCAAGGGTAAAGAGTGTGCAATTCCAATCTAATTCACTTCCAGACGGAGTTCTCGCAGTTATTACTTATAAAGATATCCCTGAAGGAGGGGAGAATCTAGGAAACAAATCACCTTTTGGAAACGAGTCATTATTTGCTGATGAACTCACTAGGTGTGCTGGTGAACTTATCGCATTAGTT GTCGCAGATTCACAGAAACATGCAGATATTGCAGCAGAAACTGCAGTAGTCGAGTATGACACAGAAAATTTGGATCCTCCCATTTTAACTGTTGAAGATGCTGTCGAGAGATCTAGCTTTTTCGACATCCCACCTTTTATTTGCCCGAAACCAGTTGGTAACTTTGCTGAGGGTATGGCAGAAGCTGAGCAAACAATTCTCTCGACTGAG atCAGACTTCCGTCACAATACTTCTTCTATATGGAGACACAAACTGCTCTTGCTGTTCCGGATGAAGATAATTGTCTGGTGGTTTATAGTTCTGTTCAGGCTCCACAATTTTTACATACTACCATTGCCGGATGTCTTGGAATCCCTGAACACAAGGTTCGCGTCATTACCAGAAGAGTTGGAGGTGGATTTGGTGGGAAGGCTTATAAAGCTTTGCCT GTTGCGACAGCTTGTGCACTTGCAGCACACAAGCTTCGTCGTCCTGTTAGGACGTATCTTAACCGCAAAACTGATATGATAAGGGCAGGAGGAAGACATCCAATGAAAATCACTTACAGTGTTGGATTTAAAGCAGATGGGAAGATCACAGCCTTGCATCTTGATTTACTGATTAATGCAGGAATAGCTCCAGATGTTAGCGCTATTATACCGCTTTGCTTCATAGGCGGATTGAAGAAGTATGACTGGGGTGCTTTATCATTTGATATCAAACTATGCAAAACCAACCATCCAAGCAAAACTTCCATGAGAGCTCCTGGTGATATTCAAGGGTCATTTATCGCTGAAGCTATAATAGAAAATGTCGCGTCAGCCCTTTCCATGGATGTTGATGTTGTCAGAATCAGGAACCTGCACACTTACGAAAGCTTAAGCTTGTTTTATGAGAATAGTTATGGAGATGCAGTAGAGTATACATTACCCTTAATTTGGGATAAGCTAGCTTCCTCTTCGAATTTTTACTTAAGAAGGGAGATGGTAGAAAATTTTAACCGCACTCACAAATGGAGTAAAAGAGGAATTTCAAGAATACCCATTTTTCAGGAAGTTACGCTGATGGCAACACCTGGCAAAGTTAGCATTCTCCCTGATGGTTCGATTGTGGTTGAAGTTGGAGGAATTGAGCTTGGACAAGGTCTATGGACAAAGGTTCAGCAAGTGACTGCATTTGGTCTTGGCTTGATACAGTGCGCAGGGTCCGATACCTTGTTAGGTAAGGTACGCGTTATACAAGCAGATACATTAAGCATGATTCAAGGAGGGTTAACATCCGGAAGTACTACTTCAGAGTCTAGCTGTGAAGCTGTTAGGATTTGTTGTGGTTTATTGGTTGAAAGATTATCTGCTGTCAAAGAGAGACTGCAGGGACAAATGGACACTGTCAATTGGGAAACATTGATAGCG GCGGCCATGCATTCAGTGAGTTTGTCTGCAAGTACATACTTTGTGCCTGAGGTTACTTCCAATAAATACTTAAATTATGGAGCTGCTGTCAGTGAG GTAGAGGTAAATCTTCTTACAGGAGAAACCAGTATCTTACGGACTGACATCATTTACGACTGTGGACAGAGTCTAAATCCTGCTGTTGATCTCGGACAG ATAGAAGGTTCATTTGTCCAAGGAATCGGGTTTTTCCTGATGGAAGAGTATCTAAGTAATTCTGATGGACTAGTAACTTCTGATAGCACATGGACATACAAAATCCCGACAGTCGATACTATACCTAAACAATTTAATGTCGAGGTGATGAACAGCGGGCACCACCAGAAGCGGATTCTCTCATCCAAAT CATCCGGAGAGCCACCACTGCTGTTAGCAGCATCAGTACACTGTGCAGTACGAGCAGCAGTCAAAGACGCTAGGAAGCAGCTCGCTTCTTGGGGTGGGTTAGACGGCCACGAGTCTTTGTTTCAGTTGAGTGTTCCGGCAACCATGCCTGTTGTGAAGGAGCTTTGTGGCTTGAATGTTGTTGAAGCATACTTGAAGAATTCACTCGCTAATCaggggcggagccaggatttaaaGTCGATAGGGACAAAATATTTTTGCGGGGGTGAATGGGTAATAGTATAA
- the LOC141615097 gene encoding uncharacterized protein LOC141615097: MAKIIPNRVFEDYDPPSDLVTEEACDTLLIYLPGFKKEQLKVQLTISRMLKITGERPLGDNKYRRFHKEFRIPSNCDTKEISAKFEGGILYIRQPKIITPAAPPPPPPPPPPVAVQPPKLPTEAPRPQQPPPLPSQVSAPLPLPPPSPPQQQSQQQAPPLPPPSPPQPESHFQQAYPEQDEQEEPRTEERGNEEMGSREEEESRDESGVVHGPRQAIGTLGSGIFRELNQPDNLKRLGVSVLLVLIIAFYISYMFKSFMGNEQDIVSDYYEEL; the protein is encoded by the exons ATGGCCAAGATTATCCCTAATCGTGTGTTCGAAGATTACGACCCTCCATCAGATTTGGTAACAGAGGAAGCATGTGACACCCTTCTCATTTATCTCCCTG GATTTAAGAAGGAACAGCTGAAGGTTCAGTTGACAATATCACGTATGCTCAAGATTACTGGAGAACGTCCCCTCGGTGATAACAAATACAGACGTTTTCACAAAGAATTTCGCATTCCATCAAACTGTGACACTAAGGAGATCTCTGCTAAGTTTGAAGGTGGCATTCTTTACATCAGACAACCTAAAATAATTACACCTGctgcaccaccaccacctccaccgccaccgccaccagTAGCTGTACAGCCTCCGAAATTGCCTACAGAAGCTCCTCGGCCGCAGCAACCACCTCCTCTTCCATCACAAGTATCTGCCCCTTTACCActgccaccaccatcaccaccacagcAGCAATCACAGCAACAAGCTCCCCCTctaccaccaccgtcaccaccacaACCAGAGTCTCATTTTCAACAAGCATATCCAGAGCAAGACGAGCAAGAGGAGCCGAGGACCGAGGAAAGGGGTAATGAGGAAATGGGTagcagagaagaagaagagagtagAGATGAATCCGGAGTAGTACATGGGCCAAGGCAGGCGATTGGAACTCTTGGAAGTGGGATATTTAGAGAGCTTAATCAGCCTGATAATTTGAAGAGGCTCGGTGTTTCTGTTCTACTGGTGCTCATCATTGCCTTCTACATTTCCTACATGTTCAAGTCATTCATGGGAAATGAGCAGGATATTGTGTCGGATTATTATGAAGAACTGTAA